One part of the Vicugna pacos chromosome 20, VicPac4, whole genome shotgun sequence genome encodes these proteins:
- the LOC107034286 gene encoding glutathione S-transferase A1, which translates to MAGKPLLHYFDGRGRMECIRWLLAAAGVEFDEELIKKPEDINKLKNDGSLMFQQVPMVEIDGMKLVQTRAILNYIASKYNLYGKDTKERALIDMYAEGVFDLGEMIMHLPLCPPAEKDAKLAQIREKTTNRYLPAFEKVLKSHGQDYLVGNRLSRADVHLVELLYYVEEVDPSLLASFPLLKALKSRVSSLPTVKKFLQPGSQRKPLADEKTIEEARRVFKF; encoded by the exons ATGGCAGGGAAGCCCTTGCTTCACTACTTCGATGGACGGGGCAGGATGGAGTGTATCCGGTGGCTCCTGGCTGCAGCTGGAGTGGAG TTTGACGAGGAACTTATAAAGAAACCTGAAGacataaataagttaaaaaatg ATGGGAGTCTGATGTTCCAGCAAGTGCCAATGGTTGAAATCGATGGGATGAAGCTGGTGCAGACCAGAGCCATTCTCAACTACATCGCCAGCAAATACAACCTCTATGGGAAAGACACAAAGGAGAGAGCCCT GATTGATATGTACGCAGAAGGTGTGTTCGATTTGGGTGAAATGATCATGCATTTGCCACTGTGTCCACCTGCGGAGAAAGATGCCAAGTTGGCCCAGATCCGAGAGAAAACAACAAATCGCTATCTCCCTGCATTCGAAAAA GTGTTGAAGAGCCACGGACAGGACTACCTTGTGGGCAACCGGCTGAGCAGGGCTGACGTGCACCTGGTTGAGCTGCTCTACTACGTGGAAGAGGTGGACCCCAGCCTTCTGGCCAGCTTCCCACTGCTGAAG GCCCTGAAAAGCAGAGTCAGCAGCCTCCCTACCGTGAAGAAGTTTCTGCAGCCTGGCAGCCAGAGGAAGCCTCTGGCCGATGAGAAAACGATAGAAGAAGCCAGGAGGGTTTTCAAGTTTTAA